The Gadus morhua chromosome 16, gadMor3.0, whole genome shotgun sequence DNA window GATTATTGGATGTGATATTTGTAATTTCTCTAGCTTGTTTTGTGACGTATCCATTCCCTGCACTGTTCTACAAGTGTTGTGggcttgtgtgttgtgtgttgtgggcCATTGGCCCCCAGTTGGGGAGTGGAGTACTCCTAGTTCACCACGACTAAACAAGTCTGGACTATCTGTGAATAATTAACAAACAACAGACACGGCACCAAGTCCCCCTCACCATTTCaagttcattatttttttttttattggtcaagcCATTTTAATCCTACTATGTTACAGCCAAACTTCTTAGGAGAGATTACACAAACCTGGGCCGGAAACCAAAAACGAAAGGGGCGGAGTAACGCCTTATGTCCTGTTTCATTACGGAGATATTTAACAAATGAAAACTAATTTGCACGAGTGAATGTAGCTTTCGGACAGGGATTTTAATGAATGTGTTGCTACACTGGCCGATCTTGATAGGGTGTTTACTGGAAAACTTAAAAAACAATTTTATAGAGTTTACTCGTTCTGGCCgagtttattttctttcaacAATCATATCACACACTTACAAATCCCTGcatccagcaacatgattggtagaaacaaaaatgttttgaaagaTAGTGAGACAGTGAGTCTGAGCAGTCTGCCATGTAGATATTAATCCGAGGTCAGATTTGTAAATCCTCTGATGACACCATTTCACTTTTCTGATTTTAAATCCAGTGATAAAGATCTCATTGTAGTTCCCTTGGCCCTTTTGTGCAAAATAATGAAAGGATCTTttcattattatgattatcGATACCCTAAGGGAAGATTCAAGGTGTCCTATCAAATCAGTGTTACCTTATTACTAACACAAATTCACAGCGAGTACATTGCATTCTAGTTGAGAAGATGCTAGAAAATTAGAAAGCACTGATGTTACATGTGTGTGACTTTTCAGTATGAAGATCAATGGCGttacggtaaaaaaaaaagcttacgGTATTTGCTGTGTTGCTGTCTCCAAAAGTCCAACCTAGGTCGACTTCTGAAAGCAGACTTCAATGTTTCGTTGCATGACAATTCTGTTGAAATCTCCTGCTCCCCAACACTGAAGTCCTCTGGCATTATGGAGGTTTCGATTGCCGAACGAGTTTCTCATCCAGGTGTTCGCTTCGGCCATCACTGCGAAATATTGGCGACCTTTGTCCGAGCGAGAAGCGGTGCTCAATTATGTTAGCCCTGACCGTGGATATTTACTGCTTCAATCCGACACCAACATTTTCTTAGGAAAAATTTTCTTCCACacggccctatcttgcatccagcgcaatttactttctgcACTGACGCATGTATCGTTATTaatttgcaactggcgcagagcgttcttttccctccacgcCACGCGTTgctaaattagggaatgatcttgcgccccaaggggcggttcggcgaaaggaggaggtgtgttgtggcgcaaacgttccctggtgctattttgcagtttcagaaaacaattccgccacaaaccaggaaatacctggtttaaaggcAGTGGCACGTTGTTCACATGCTATTAAaaggcgcatgcataatgttgcttgtgcacctcgcgcatactctttgcttctctcatctacctagccacacattcttggtaaattatatGGGAAAGAACAGccgatacagcggtaataagttgtacttttaaatcaatgcatctgcaaacaccgtacagcaaacacatattttcttaacaCAGACATTgcgtacaagcccataactttttggattgatgagtatttgatcgtgagaaaacattgttttaccgcgactgagtgttaaaaacaattaatgaatgcgggggcgcttgtgtgcatccatctttttaaacacacgcaaactaaacacgtaacgcataatacagtccattgcaatgtatattaacggggggacacatgcatattagaaacacaagtcgataacgataactCATACAATACTGGTATAAAAACGacatttgttaatgtattgcgtattcATTAAATagacagttaccgcatatcatatgtgtgttaagttttcttgccggaatttatttgaggactcagtatttctgaagttgtggaagaaaaggctattccatgtgtgaattgggccatattatttggccataaactgagccattggAAGTATAAAATTCATGTGGCCATGGATCTGTCTCATCAGAGACTGccaacgcgctgtcaaaatatcaactcgtcagattgaaatgtgctcatggctcttaaaggggatggaagatggcactctcattggtttattgcacgttacgcccaaaccacacctacgggtaataaggctacttcagaccaaccctttttgggtttgcgtcgggcgcaagagtcatatATCCACCGGTAAAATaacaacatcgccatagaaccgcccacaaagctacttggggttggcgcttctcacttgcgtttcagccCGTTAGTGTTCGGTTGTAATACGACATTTGAGAGGCGATTGAGAACCAATGAAGCATCCAGCGTTTCCACACATCTGTCTCACTCACCTGTGCTCTGTCTGATGGCTCAAGTCTTCCTCGGTTCCGTCCTCCTCTTCGTCAACCGCCATCCCCTGGATCGTCCTGATGCTAactgtgtttccctcctccaAACCGCCATCCCCTGGATCGTCTTGATGCTAactgtgtttccctcctccaAACCGCCGAGGTGAACATCCCCTGGATCGTCCTGATGCTAactgtgtttccctcctccaAACCGCCGAGGTGAACAAATTCTGGTTGTCTAAGttctttaaaatatatatatataattattagtCATTAGTCATGTCTCCAGACATGTTCAGCGTAAAGTGAACAAGGAAACGGTGCGAAAAGGCCCAAGTAGGGTTTACCTGGCGTGCGCCAAGTTGTCCGTTCCTCCGTTAGAGTAAATGgagtgcatttatatagcgcctaACATTGCCTAACTTTCagccattcacacattcacaaatgcacacaccgatggcggtgTCAACGATGCAGGGCGTCAAACAGCTTGTTGGGAGAAGAAATGTGTCTGATATAATTTATAGTTTAACCAAATATTTATTGTTATATCTACGCAGATGTTGCTCCCCGACATTACAGTTGATCCCATGCTGGCCACACTGCCCACACTGGTCTCACGATGAAAtgacctgtgtttgtgtctcgaAAGTAGTGTCTTCTTCCATGTAATCTTTTGTTTAGTCAAACCACAGAGAGTTGAACACAGGGGCAACTTTAACCTTTTCTTAAAATTCCCTTCAATTCCCTTCATTCCTTTCATTGCACTACCACAACAATGGGTGTATTCTGAGCTTTATCCAGACAAGGCTCAGAGTATGttatgtctttgtctttgtgttggATGCTGTGCTGATGTGTTAAGCCTTGGATGTTACCGAAGACTGTTGGgatattttaagaaaaaaaacacggAATGAATGTAAAATTGCCCTACTAAAGTTTATGATCCGGACATGTCGACTAATTCAAAGCCAAATTCAATGACTCACAGAGTGTCTTGGTGCCTAAATGGGTTTTTGGTGTTTCTTGTAAGCAAATGGGGAAATGGTGTTCACTCCACCTCTTCGACTTAAGTTACAGAATTGGTATTAAATTGTTTATCACTATCATACGCTGTGTGCTTAACATACCCTTAAAAGTTTATTCTATGTAGCTTTTCAAAATGACAGACAAATTTGGATTtatgtgacctttgacctcgaTGCTCATGACATCACAAACATGCTTCCTGTTGCGAGACTGACACCATGACAGATTTTATACAGTCCATCTTAACAATTTTCAACTCTTTTTCCAAAATGATGACAAaccattatatttttttattctcatTTATTTAGCATATTTGCAAGTCGTCTAGATTAAAGCAAATCGTGTGTGTCCAAGAACAAAATGCTTCCTCCTAAAGTCATAATTTAAAAGACCAGGGAAGGAACGGTGAAATGCCTTGGCACAGCTCAGCGCGAGTTGGTGTTTCTTGGGCATTCATGCATTCGGTAGGCACACATGTAGAAGATACCTGAAAATAATCATATAACACGATTAACATCACCAGTAATGACCAACACTGATATTCAATGCCGATACAAATTTAAGCCAAACTGAACATGAACAAGAGGTTCGAGCACCTCCTAGTGATGAAGAGCGGCCATTGTCATACACACCTGAGAAGAAAGTGAGTACCACGGCCACCCAGCCCATAATGTAGGACCAGGAAAATCGCCAGTTTCCATAGCGTTTCCCAAAGTAGTTCACCGTGACCCCTGTGTATACAGCCATCGCCAGCAGTACAAAGAAGCCTGCGAACAAAATTCccaccatcaacatcaacaacactgTTTACAGTGCTGAGAGGTCCACTTTTTGATGGAAGACGTTCCCCAAAAATCACTTACatgagatgaagaagaagataCCAGCTGCGAAGGTCTTGTCAAATCCATCGAACGAGGAGTAGTGGATGAAGGCCATGACGCCGATGACGAGCCCAATGAAACACGCCAGCACGGAGAGGATCATGAAGGCTCTGGTAGCGTCCCAGTAAGCTGTGGGACGGGAGCGGCACAGGGAGAGGTCAAAGCTGTCGTTCAGCCTACTACACTATCGGCCCTATATTCAcctagtggccatcttggttctaaccaTTTGCAGATTGATGATGACCGGATGCTGGGGTCTGAATCCCGCTTTCAGCTCGCTTAGGGCCAAGATGGCACTGAGATGACCGCTATGAGATTCATGTATGGTAATAATTATTTTCAACCAAAAGCCCCACAAGTGTCATCTATTAGCTTTGGCTAAAAACATTCAGATGCAAATGTCTGATGACTGTGTCAAGCTTatctatgtttttgtatttgcagAGTGATTGTATTTAAGCATTCGGATGGCCAACAGGTGAAATTAATTCTATCTTCTGGTAAAATCCTTCTCTGCGGTACCACCTCAAAGACCTCCCCACGGCACTGGTTTCGACTGACACTCCAAGCCTGGTCTGAACACAGTACTCTGGGAAGAGACAAGCCAAGGGATCTATTGATAGTACTTCTGGAGAAGAAAGTCCAGGCTCCTCTGGAGTCATGGTGGGTTGCCATCATGATTCCTTTCCATAGCTTATACGCCACACCTGTccggagcagttagggtgaggcgtcttgctcaaggacacctcgacactcagccaggaggagctggggctcaaaccagcaaccttccggttaccagccaagcCACTCTACTCACCAGTACTTCTAGTCAGCCAAACACACTCTTCCTTACCgatgctatctgtgtgtgtcatgcATTTCCCAGGCACACAGTATCGCCAGAGGCCCTGGTGCATATAGTTGTTGGAGTGACGGTACTGCATCCAGTAGTCGGTTGCCGTGGAGATCATGAGGAGTATGTTCCCCATGCCGGCACAGAACAGCCCTCCACCCATGAAGCTGTACATCCTGCCAACAAACGAGCCAACGATAGAAGGACGTGAATTAAAAAGAGAACACACTATAGGCTCTCTCTGTTCTGTGTTTAGATGGGGAGAAGGGATTGCACAGCCAAAAGGTGGTCACAGTAGGCCCCTAAATCATTTCTAAATTAATTGAAAGAATAATTTACAAGAATGACACAGAAAGAATGTTTCTTCAAAATTGATGACACACACAAGAATGTGAAATGCATGTAAAAATCATAAATTGACCGTCTACCTTATTTCGTTATCTCACGGTAAACGTGAGAATCTCCTGAATGACGTGGGTCGTGAACGCACGGCGGAGCGCGGTATTGCCTCGGGGTGGTGGACAAGTTTTGTTTGGGCATAGGAAACCGGGCGAACACACTGCCTGTCGGGACAAAGGGGGACACGCACAGagtcccagccaatcacaggggatcagttttgttttttggggAATTTGCTGAAAATACAAAATTGTTAAAGCGCTGTGCAAGTCCCCTATGATAGTGATGACACATGGCTTTCGATTCACCGCGTAACACGGCCCCCCCAGCTAAGCGGATGATGTGCAACAGGCCTCCACCACGCCGAAGCTGCAAACGTTTATTGTTGCAATTTGATAAAATAACTTAACAAGTAAGTGACAACAGAATAACACCAAATAGGAAAATAAGACTTGTACAATATACATTTTTAGTTACCCCAAATAATTATCTGAGATTAACTTCACTTTTATGGTTTTTGACCTTGTTTGTAAGAACCTGGGTTATCATGAACAGTAGACAGAGCTGGCATGGTGGCCTTCAGCTGTAATAGTCTGGGTTCGATGCCTCATGTCCATGATCTATCTGTGGGCATCTTGAGCAAGATGGCCGTAACTGCTccttaaagtatttgaattcaATGtcatcgctttggattaaagtgtctACTAAACGTCTCAAGAGTAAATAGTACATGGTAGTGCACTATGTACTCAACTATGTTCCCAATGAGCCATCACAGCCattttatgtttaaataaaaGTGATACAATTCAAACAAGGCATTTAATCACCATAGCATAAGTCATTTAGAATTGTAATGACAAATAAATTATGACCTGGGATATATTTGATATCatataataatgtttttttattattttatatatatatatatatatatatatatatattaaaacaatCAAAAAACACTGAGAAACAACATTAAAACCTTTCTCAAGTGATAGTGTAGACCTTGTGACCTTGGACATTCACTTTTGGCCACACATTCCCATGAGTTAAAATAATAAGGTAGGACCTCCATATGACCACTAGGCTGTGCCTTTCTATCAGGGAAAAACACATAGGACTGCTCCAGGATTATCAGATTGTCACGCATTAATCTCTGCCGCCACAGATGGAAGGATACAGTCACTGGGTTGGTCCACTGGCATAGTCATCCTTGACGCAGTAACCCACTCGGGAAATGAAATCTGTCCGTAAGATAGCGTTTTGTTGATCTATTGCTTTGTTTCAATGGTAAACAAGCTTTATTCATTTCCTAAATCCGTCCTCACCCCATCCCTGTCACGGCGCTGGACACCGGGGACAGCACAGATACACTATAAACCATAAACTATGGGGTCGAAAACAAGCAAAAACCACAAAGGAAAAGTGTTGGCCTGATGGAACATTTGTCTTCCTATttaccgaaaaaaaaaaaaaggggcagGTTCATCTttctttgaaattaaaatcaataaATACTTCTCCCAAACCCATTCCGAATAGATTATTGTGCTCATGTTAATAATCTCATTCTGAGACGCACAGGAAGCATTCAGTTTATGGATTGTCCCAGTGGGTAATCTAGAGTTCAAACAATGTAATGTTAGTCAaaaagacacaaacgcacatacacacacacacacacacacacacacacacacacacacacacacacacacacacacacacacacacacacacacacacacacacacacacacacacactcaaaggcacacacacacacacacacacacacacacacacacacacacacacgcacacacacacacacacacacacacacacacacacacacacacacacacacacacacacacaggcacacacaagcacacacacacacacacacacacacacacacacacacacacacacacacacacacacacacacacacacacacacacacacacacacacatttactgtAGATACATACACAGTGTTTGATCAAGTAGCGCACATGTATATTGCATAAGCCTTTTAATCATGCATTGCATTAAGTGCATTAGCTTTTCCTTATCCTTCTTCCTGGTAGGATTCTGTGGTCATTGGCCAATGGCTACCCATTCTGAGGGTTATCCCATAATTGTCCGTGACTTCTTAGAcatttttaataacaaatatGCTTAAACATCCATAAAACATCTTTAACATTCCAATTCGACAGGGGGAGTCAAGCAAGATACACATAATTcatcaacgttttttttttttttttaacgaacACAGAGCTTTTGAATAGATACTGCAGTCCAAATCTATTATTTTGGAGAGAGTTTTCACTCGTCATATTAGTTTGCAATGCAATTATCGTTTGCAAATCATACACTGGCTCATGTGGAGTCCTTCTTAAAATCCTTCTGGGCTTTCAGCTGTCTCCATCTTTTAATTGTAACACCACGATATATCTGTGTTTGAGCATGGCTCTGAACAAGGTACTTCTTATAAGGCTGTAAGGTCGGGTAGAATTTAGTAAAATTTTGATCCAGATGGCTTGTTTACTTTACTTCCATTACTGCAGCACACTGTGTTTTTGTGACAATTTTGGTAATATCTGGCAGGGTTTTCAGGGTAGAGTAGTGAATCATAACACAAAATCAAAAACAAGCCTTTCGACCTGGAAGGGACACTTCTAAGGAGAAAATGGCGGTTTTTCTTACTTTCCTTAATCTCTGATGACAAATCATGTTTATTTGATGACTAAGTACTGTACATTCAAATCGCTCCTTTAATGTGTGTGCGACCATTTAGTAAAAACCGGTTCAAATCTAACGTTTAACATAAACGTCTGTAATTCTGTAATTAATTGAACATGGTCTGGATGTCACTATGCAGGATAATTAACTAAGATCGTTCTTTATCAATCAGCTCAAACCAAGTGCTTCTCCTGATGTGTGTCAGGCCAACCcatccccccctaccccccccccccccatctctcttatTTGTACTGTGCCGTTGGTGATGCAACTGATTtaacacaacgcaacacacatCCACTCAGTTTTatgtcataaataaataaatactttgaATCCAGTTCACGTTGCCCGCTGCTCTGGTCGTGAAACAATGCGCGGTGTCTTCAATAGGGGAGAAGTTGAAAGCCCTCGAGCAGGGAGATGCCCACGATAATAAATACCATTATGTCTTACATGCTGGAGAAAACCATTAGGGCAGTTGTAGGACACGATGAGGAACAAATGCGTCGGTTTTGTAACAAATCTTTTATTGTACAGTTTACAAATCTCGACAGAACTATCACATTGGTGATTAGGAAGGACAAAGCACGCAtttacacacaaatataaacttTAACAGACACTAACGCAAACAAATGTGCACGCACAGGGGAACACAAacctatgcacgcacacacacacacacacacacacacacacacacacacacacacacacacacacacacacacacacacacgtacacacacacacacacacacacacacacacacacaaacacacacacacagtggcgttTTGCAACTTATTCCATTTGCCATATGTTTTAATctatcataaaaaaaatacatattagtAAACAGCAAACGTAAGCTACATTCAATAATCTTGCTGTACAATAGTAAAAGTTACTTCTGTCCATTTTTTCTAAAAATACTGTATTTCTTTGTCATTTATCATTTTTGTAGCACATTTGATTACATCTTTTACACATTGCAAGATGTTTTTAATATACACGCAGTGGCAgagctaaaataaataaataaataaataaataaacaaacacacaaaaaaatagaataaattaTCAAATCCAAAATTGAATATAAATAACAGCAGTGAGTAAAAAAAGGCAGGTGGCAAGCCATGGCGTGTTCCCTCCGTTTCATCTTCCCGCTTCTCTCagggtgccatggcaacaggctGATGGGTTTTCACGAAAAAGCAGCCAGAGAGGATAGAAGAGGCGCCCCATCAAGTCACATAATCAGTTTCTGTTTAAATGAGGTTCTGCAAGCAAAACAAGCAAAGCCCGTAATTAGAGGAGCGACAGCGAGCCCGGAGGCAGGCTTGTGTGATACTACTGTGTGTTACCGATGGATAGACTGTGTGTTACTGATGAATGTTACTTTGTGTTACTGATGGATACAAACTGTGTGTTACTGACACACGGTGCTATGTGTTACTGATAAATAGACCAGTGTGATACTACTGTTGTTCGTAGCTGTGTGTTACTGATAGACTGTCGCTGTGTGTTACTGATTAATAGACCAGTGTGATGCTGATGAGTAAAGCTGTGTGTTACtgatacactgtgtgtgtgactgatacactgtgtgtgttactgataaactgtgtgtgttactgatAGATAGACCCTTGTGATACTGATGACTAAAGCTGTGTGTTACTGATAGACTGTGTATGTAACTGATAGATAGACCCTTGTGATACTGATGACTAAAGATGTGTGTTACTGATTGATATGGACTTTGGCCGTGGCCGGATTTAATTTATAGAAAAAGATTATGTGGTAATATAAAGCTAAATGATCTCACCTCTGATACATCGTACTACGAAATTGTATCAGGTCTTCACACCGTGTCGTTAAATAACATACAATGAATGTGTTTCTTTTGCGATAGTCatatatttagtgaaaactttgtttttggtattttttttaagCCATTGTCTGACTCTATGACTCTGAATGGATGGTCGGTGTTAGATATCAACCTCCCCCTATGAAAGCACTCTTCAGCTTTTCCTTTGTCTGCGAATGAATGGGGAAACAAGcgaaaaagctttttttttctacagCACCGCCACAATGTGTGCTCGGGTGCAAACTCTTGCAGTGGATCAGTTCGGAAGCGTcacctcatctctcctcttctcGGCGGAGCCAGGGGCCCTTGGACTGGTGGCGGGCCGAACAGGGGCCCCACCGAGGGACCCGTAGCTGGAGGACTGGACCTTGGGCAGGGCGCAGGACTGACCGCACAGGATCACGTTCTCATCTGAAAATGAGGACAAAGAAACAATCACTAATCTCGAATATTGAGCCTCTATGGCGGTTTAAAGAAGGTCAATGACTTGAAATAATTTAATGCATTGATGTAGAAAGATAGTGACTCACATAGTCTCACATAATCTATTGTATATTCAGTTCGTTCAGATGTTGTTAACTGTAATGTATTTCATAATGTACAGTGTTTTCTACACCGATCGGTACATGGAATAATATATCACAATTCAGGACTGCAGAGATAACAACAACAGCCGTTTATAGACATATCACAGCACACATCATCCTCACAGATCCCTCAAAAAAGAACAATACTGCTCTCTACAGGAGACCGACCAGTTCAAGAGTCAAACTCGAAAGATCCTCTGCGTGCGACAAAAGTGAGTCGAAATAAAAAATTCATTCCCAGAACTGCTCCGCTTCCCCCCCGCACGCCGGCCGAGTGGGATTGGCGCTAGGAGTCATCCCATAAAAGTTGCAGCGTGTTGCCGGCGCGGACGTACCCTGTGCCAGCCACTTGGAGGGCCCTCTCTTCTGGGGCGAGACCAACCCGCGCCTCCGCTGGGCGGCGGGCGACCCGCTCGCCGCCGCCAGATCGCCCTCGGTcgcccggccgccgccgccgcccgccgcgTCCGACCGCTctgtgggcgggggggtgggcggaGGGGGGAGATCTGCATAGACGAC harbors:
- the lim2.3 gene encoding lens intrinsic membrane protein 2.3; protein product: MYSFMGGGLFCAGMGNILLMISTATDYWMQYRHSNNYMHQGLWRYCVPGKCMTHTDSIAYWDATRAFMILSVLACFIGLVIGVMAFIHYSSFDGFDKTFAAGIFFFISCFFVLLAMAVYTGVTVNYFGKRYGNWRFSWSYIMGWVAVVLTFFSGIFYMCAYRMHECPRNTNSR